The Lates calcarifer isolate ASB-BC8 linkage group LG6, TLL_Latcal_v3, whole genome shotgun sequence genome includes a region encoding these proteins:
- the mafba gene encoding transcription factor MafB, producing the protein MLQQVSAQRWRSQKNYCMKQERREETLINKSVFATLANTFAYLQKSRDSNMSAELSMGPELPSSPLALEYVNDFDLMKFDVKKEGLAGLERNGVRQCNRLQPQGSVSSTPISTPCSSVPSSPSFSPTEQKNHLEELYWMPNGGYHQQIDPQTLSLTPEDAVEALIGATAHGHPPPPHVQQQLQQQGAFEGYRGPHHHHSHHGHGQQHHHPYAGGIPHHAEELSGHPGGHNHPHSQHHHHHSQDPDSPSPVSPDSHQPLHHHRHHHHHHPHGHLSQSAAHHSSGGGLSVEDRFSDEQLVSMSVRELNRHLRGFTKDEVIRLKQKRRTLKNRGYAQSCRFKRVQQKHVLENEKTQLMNQVEQLKAEISRLARERDAYKLKCEKLTGSGANNGFREAGSTSDNPSSPEFFM; encoded by the coding sequence ATGCTACAGCAAGTCAGCGCACAGCGGTGGAGGAGCCAAAAGAACTATTGTATGAAacaagaaaggagagaagagacgCTGATTAATAAGTCAGTTTTTGCGACGCTTGCAAATACCTTTGCATATCTGCAAAAGAGTCGCGACAGCAACATGAGTGCAGAGCTGAGCATGGGTCCGGAGCTACCCAGCAGCCCTCTGGCTCTGGAATATGTCAAtgattttgacctgatgaagTTTGACGTGAAGAAGGAAGGCCTGGCCGGGCTGGAGCGCAACGGGGTGCGCCAGTGTAACCGCCTCCAACCCCAAGGCTCTGTGTCCTCCACCCCCATCAGTACACCCTGCAGCTCGGTGCCCTCTTCACCCAGCTTCAGCCCCACAGAGCAGAAAAACCACCTAGAGGAGCTGTACTGGATGCCGAACGGCGGGTACCATCAGCAGATAGACCCGCAGACGCTAAGCCTGACCCCAGAGGACGCGGTGGAGGCCCTGATTGGAGCCACAGCTCACGGCCACCCTCCGCCTCCGCACgtccaacagcagctgcagcagcaaggcGCTTTCGAGGGCTACAGGGGTCCGCATCACCACCACAGCCACCACGGCCACGGCCAGCAGCACCATCATCCATATGCGGGGGGCATCCCGCACCACGCCGAGGAACTGTCCGGGCACCCGGGCGGACACAACCACCCACACAGCcagcatcaccatcaccacagCCAGGACCCTGACAGCCCGTCCCCGGTCTCCCCAGACTCCCACCAGCCGCTCCatcaccaccgccaccaccatcaccaccatccgCACGGCCATCTGAGCCAATCAGCGGCGCACCACAGCTCCGGGGGTGGACTCAGCGTGGAGGACCGCTTCTCCGACGAGCAGCTGGTGTCCATGTCGGTGAGGGAGCTCAACAGACACCTACGGGGCTTCACCAAGGACGAGGTCATCCGCCTCAAGCAGAAGAGGAGGACCCTGAAGAACCGGGGCTACGCGCAGTCCTGTCGGTTCAAGCGGGTGCAGCAGAAGCACGTGCTGGAGAACGAGAAGACGCAGCTGATGAACCAGGTGGAGCAGCTGAAGGCGGAGATCAGCCGCCTGGCGAGGGAGAGGGACGCCTACAAACTCAAGTGTGAGAAACTGACGGGGTCAGGGGCCAATAATGGGTTCCGCGAGGCTGGCTCAACCAGTGACAACCCTTCATCACCAGAGTTTTTCATGTGA